Proteins encoded together in one Labrus mixtus chromosome 18, fLabMix1.1, whole genome shotgun sequence window:
- the iah1 gene encoding isoamyl acetate-hydrolyzing esterase 1 homolog, translating into MVPPYRFIMSELKTIVWPQVILFGDSITQNSFQANGWGAEIANKLVRKCDVVNRGFSGYNSRWAKIILPRLNNINNINNIAAVTVFFGANDSALEDKTPQQHVPLQEYSENLKEISGLLASAGVSADRVIFITPPPLHESAWEKECTSKGYPLNRHNSVTGQYAQACVQAAGQCGADVLDLWTLMQKDGQDYSVYLSDGLHLSEKGNQFVTQHLWELLESRVSDLPFILPYWGDVDAKSPESSLLCDL; encoded by the exons atgGTTCCCCCTTACAGATTCATAATGTCCGAGCTCAAAACTATAGTTTGGCCTCAAGTGATTTTATTTGGGGACTCCATCACACAG AATTCATTTCAAGCAAATGGCTGGGGGGCAGAAATTGCCAACAAACTAGTAAG AAAGTGTGATGTTGTGAATAGAGGATTTTCGGGCTACAACTCCAGGTGGGCAAAGATAATTCTTCCTCgcctcaacaacatcaacaacatcaacaacatcgcTGCTGTCACTGTCTTCTTTGGAGCAAACGACAGTGCACTGGAAG ATAAAACCCCCCAACAGCATGTCCCCTTGCAGGAGTACTCAGAGAACCTGAAGGAGATCTCTGGGCTCCTGGCTTCAGCAGGAGTGTCAGCAGACAGAGTAATCTTCATCACCCCTCCGCCTCTTCATGAATCAGCCTGGGAGAAGGAGTGCACTTCGAAAG gatatCCTCTCAATCGTCACAACTCTGTAACAGGGCAGTATGCTCAGGCGTGTGTCCAGGCTGCCGGTCAGTGTGGTGCAGATGTCCTGGACCTCTGGACACTCATGCAGAAAGATGGACAG GACTactctgtctacctgtctgacgGGCTCCATCTCTCAGAGAAGGGAAATCAGTTTGTGACTCAGCACCTGTGGGAGCTGCTGGAGTCTCGTGTTTCTGACCTGCCGTTCATTCTGCCATACTGGGGAGACGTCGACGCTAAGAGCCCCGAGAGCAGCCTCCTCTGTGACCTGTGA